One part of the Symphalangus syndactylus isolate Jambi chromosome 1, NHGRI_mSymSyn1-v2.1_pri, whole genome shotgun sequence genome encodes these proteins:
- the DSG3 gene encoding desmoglein-3: protein MMGLFPRTTGALAIFMVVILVHGELRIETKGQYEEEEMAVQQAKRRQKREWVKFAKPCREGEDNSKRNPIAKITSDYQATQKITYRISGVGIDQPPFGIFVVDKNTGDINITAIVDREETPSFLITCQALNAQGLDVEKPLILTVKILDINDNPPVFSQQIFMGEIEENSASNSLVMILNATDADEPNHLNSKIAFKIVSQEPAGTPMFLLSRNTGEVRTLTNSLDREQASSYRLVVSGADKDGEGLSTQCECNIKVKDVNDNFPMFRDSQYSARIEENILSSELLRFQVTDLDEEYTDNWLAVYFFTSGNEGNWFEIQTDPRTNEGILKVVKALDYEQLQSVKLSIAVKNKAEFHQSVISRYRVQSTPVTIQVINVREGIAFRPASKIFTVQKGISNKQLVDYILGTYQAIDEDTNKAASNVKYVMGRNDGGYLMIDSKTAEIKFVKNMDRDSTFIVNKTITAEVLAIDEYTGKTSTGTVYVRVPGFNDNCPTAVLEKDAICSSSPSVVVSARTLNNRYTGPYTFALEDQPVKLPAVWSITTLNATSALLRAQEQIAPGVYHISLVLTDSQNNRCEIPGSLTLEVCQCDNRDVCRTSYPTTDPGTRDGRLPSGRLGPAAIGLLLLGLLLLLLAPLLLLTCDCGAGSTGGVTGGFIPVPDGSEGTIHQWGIEGAHPEDKEITNICVPPVTANGADFMESSEVCTNTYARGTAVEGTSGMEMTTKLGAATESGGAAGFATGTVSGAASGFGAATGVGICSSGQSGTMRTRHSTGGTNKDYADGAISMNFLDSYFSQKAFACAEEDDGQEANDCLLIYDNEGADATGSPVGSVGCCSFIADDLDDSFLDSLGPKFKKLAEISLGVDGEGKQVQPPSKDSSYGIESCGRLTEVQQPGFVKCQTLSGSQGASAFSASGSVQPAVSIPDPLQHGNYLVTETYSASGSVLQPSTAGFDPLLTQNVIVTERVICPISSVPGNLAGPTQLRGSHTMLCTEDPCSRLI, encoded by the exons GTGGTCATATTGGTTCATGGAGAATTGCGAATAGAG ACTAAAGGTCAATATGAAGAAGAAGAGATGGCTGTGCAACAAGCTAAAAGAAGGCAAAAACGTGAATGGGTGAAATTTGCCAAACCCTGCAGAGAAGGAGAAGATAACTCAAAAAGAAACCCAATTGCCAAG ATTACTTCAGATTACCAAGCAACCCAGAAAATTACCTACCGAATCTCTGGAGTGGGAATTGATCAGCCGCCTTTTGGAATCTTTGTTGTTGACAAAAACACTGGCGATATTAACATAACAGCTATAGTTGACCGAGAGGAAACTCCAAGCTTCCTG ATTACATGTCAGGCTTTAAACGCCCAAGGACTAGATGTAGAGAAGCCACTTATACTAACAGTtaaaattttggatattaatgaTAATCCTCCAGTATTTTCACAACAAATTTTCATGGGTGAAATTGAAGAAAATAGTGCCTCAA ACTCACTGGTGATGATACTAAATGCCACAGATGCAGATGAACCAAACCACTTGAATTCTAAAATTGCCTTCAAAATTGTCTCTCAGGAACCAGCAGGCACACCCATGTTCCTCCTAAGCAGAAACACTGGAGAAGTCCGTACTTTGACCAATTCTCTTGACCGAGAG CAAGCTAGCAGCTATCGTCTGGTTGTGAGTGGTGCAGACAAAGATGGAGAAGGACTATCAACTCAATGTGAATGTAATATTAAAGTGAAAGATGTCAACGATAACTTCCCAATGTTTAGAGACTCTCAG TATTCAGCAcgtattgaagaaaatattttaagttctgaaTTACTTCGatttcaagtaacagatttggaTGAAGAGTACACAGATAATTGGCTTGCAGTATATTTCTTTACCTCTGGGAATGAAGGAAATTGGTTTGAAATACAAACTGATCCTAGAACTAATGAAGGCATCCTGAAAGTGGTGAAG gCTCTAGATTATGAACAACTACAAAGCGTGAAACTTAGTATTGCTGTCAAAAACAAAGCTGAATTTCACCAATCAGTAATCTCTCGATACCGAGTTCAGTCAACCCCAGTCACGATTCAAGTAATAAATGTAAGAGAAGGAATTGCATTTCGTCCTGCTTCCAAGATATTTACTGTGCAAAAAGGCATAAGTAACAAACAATTGGTGGATTATATCCTGGGAACATACCAAGCCATCGATGAGGACACTAACAAAGCTGCCTCAAATGTCAA ATATGTCATGGGACGTAACGATGGTGGATACCTAATGATTGATTCAAAAACTGCTGAAATCAAATTTGTCAAAAATATGGACCGAGATTCTACTTTCATAGTTAACAAAACAATCACAGCTGAGGTTCTGGCCATAGAtg AATACACGGGTAAAACTTCTACAGGCACGGTATATGTTAGAGTACCCGGTTTCAATGACAATTGTCCAACAGCTGTCCTCGAAAAAGATGCAATTTGCAGTTCTTCACCTTCCGTGGTTGTCTCTGCTAGAACACTGAATAATAGATACACTGGCCCCTATACATTTGCACTGGAAGATCAGCCTGTAAAGTTGCCTGCCGTATGGAGTATCACAACCCTCAATG CTACCTCGGCCCTCCTCAGAGCACAGGAACAGATAGCTCCTGGAGTGTACCACATCTCCCTGGTACTTACAGACAGTCAGAACAATCGGTGTGAGATTCCAGGCAGCTTGACACTGGAAGTCTGCCAGTGTGACAACAGGGATGTCTGTAGAACTTCTTACCCAACCACAGACCCTGGGACCAGGGATGGCAGGCTGCCCTCAGGGAGGCTGGGGCCTGCCGCCATCGGCCTGCTGCTCCTTGGtctcctgctgctgctgt tGGCCCCCCTTCTGCTGTTGACCTGTGACTGTGGGGCAGGTTCCACTGGGGGAGTGACAGGTGGTTTTATCCCAGTTCCTGATGGCTCAGAAGGAACAATTCATCAGTGGGGAATTGAAGGAGCCCATCCTGAAGACAAA GAAATCACAAATATTTGTGTGCCTCCTGTAACAGCCAATGGAGCCGATTTCATGGAAAGTTCTG AAGTTTGTACAAATACGTATGCCAGAGGGACAGCAGTGGAAGGCACTTCAGGAATGGAAATGACCACTAAGCTTGGAGCAGCTACTGAATCCGGAGGTGCTGCAGGCTTTGCAACAGGGACAGTGTCAGGAGCTGCTTCGGGATTCGGAGCAGCCACTGGAGTTGGCATCTGTTCCTCAGGGCAGTCTGGAACCATGAGAACAAGGCATTCCACTGGAGGAACCAATAAGGACTACGCTGATGGGGCAATAAGCATGAATTTTCTGGACTCCTACTTTTCTCAG AAAGCATTTGCCTGTGCGGAGGAAGACGATGGCCAGGAGGCAAATGACTGCTTGTTGATCTATGATAATGAAGGCGCAGATGCCACTGGTTCTCCTGTGGGCTCCGTGGGTTGTTGCAGTTTTATTGCTGATGACCTGGATGACAGCTTCTTGGATTCACTTGGCCCCAAATTTAAAAAACTTGCAGAGATAAGCCTTGGTGTTGATGGTGAAGGCAAACAAGTTCAGCCACCCTCTAAAGACAGCAGTTATGGGATTGAATCCTGCGGCCGTCTCACAGAAGTCCAGCAGCCAGGATTTGTTAAGTGCCAGACTTTGTCAGGAAGTCAAGGAGCTTCTGCTTTTTCCGCCTCTGGGTCTGTCCAGCCAGCGGTTTCCATCCCTGACCCTCTGCAGCACGGTAACTATTTGGTAACGGAGACTTACTCGGCTTCTGGTTCCGTCCTGCAACCTTCCACTGCAGGCTTTGATCCACTTCTCACACAAAATGTGATAGTGACAGAAAGGGTGATCTGTCCCATTTCCAGTGTTCCTGGCAACCTAGCTGGCCCAACGCAGCTACGAGGGTCACACACTATGCTCTGTACAGAGGATCCTTGCTCCCGTCTAATATGA